One Burkholderia sp. 9120 DNA window includes the following coding sequences:
- a CDS encoding efflux RND transporter periplasmic adaptor subunit produces MRVERVPFRLISAATAAVLLAACGPKQSAPPPQTPEVGVVTVQPTSVPVVTELPGRTSAFLVAQVRARVDGIVLRREFTEGGEVKAGQRLYKIDPAPYIATLNNAKATLAKAQANLVSTTAQANRYKVLVAANAVSKQDYDNAVASEGQAAADVAAGKAAVDTAQINLGYTDVTSPVTGQIGVSQVTPGAYVQASAATLLATVQQLDPVYVDLTQSSLDGLKLRREVQEGKLKTSGPDAAKVSLILEDGRTYSEKGKLQFTDVTVDQSTGSVTVRALFKNADKVLLPGMFVRARIEEGVNDNALVVPQVGVTHDQKGQPTALVVGDDNKVALRQLVTSGTYGSNWVVESGLKPGDRVIVAGTEKARPGQQVKPVAAQLPATPASDASAQGAPAASGAAQTAQPASAASGA; encoded by the coding sequence ATGCGCGTCGAACGGGTTCCATTCCGCTTAATCAGTGCCGCGACGGCTGCCGTATTGCTGGCAGCGTGCGGACCAAAACAATCTGCCCCGCCGCCACAAACGCCCGAAGTGGGCGTCGTCACCGTTCAACCGACTTCGGTGCCCGTCGTCACCGAACTGCCCGGCCGCACCAGTGCTTTCCTCGTCGCGCAAGTGCGCGCACGGGTCGACGGCATCGTGCTGCGCCGCGAGTTCACGGAAGGTGGCGAGGTCAAGGCGGGTCAGCGTCTGTACAAGATCGATCCGGCGCCGTATATCGCCACGTTGAACAACGCGAAGGCCACGCTGGCCAAGGCGCAAGCCAACCTCGTATCGACCACCGCGCAAGCTAACCGCTACAAGGTGCTGGTGGCCGCGAACGCGGTCAGCAAGCAGGACTACGACAACGCGGTCGCCTCGGAAGGCCAGGCAGCGGCAGACGTCGCCGCCGGCAAGGCAGCGGTCGACACGGCGCAGATCAATCTCGGCTATACGGACGTGACCTCGCCGGTGACCGGCCAGATCGGCGTGTCGCAAGTCACGCCGGGCGCGTATGTGCAGGCGAGCGCCGCCACGCTGCTGGCTACCGTCCAGCAACTCGATCCGGTCTACGTTGACCTGACGCAATCGAGCCTCGACGGTCTGAAGCTGCGTCGCGAAGTGCAAGAAGGCAAGCTGAAGACGAGCGGTCCGGACGCGGCCAAGGTCTCGCTGATTCTCGAAGACGGCCGCACCTATTCGGAAAAGGGCAAGCTGCAGTTCACCGACGTCACGGTCGACCAGAGCACCGGCTCGGTCACGGTGCGCGCGCTCTTCAAGAACGCGGACAAGGTGTTGCTGCCGGGCATGTTCGTGCGCGCGCGGATCGAAGAAGGCGTCAACGATAACGCGCTGGTGGTGCCGCAGGTCGGCGTCACGCATGACCAGAAGGGTCAGCCGACCGCGCTGGTCGTCGGCGACGACAACAAGGTCGCGTTGCGTCAGCTCGTCACGTCGGGCACGTACGGTTCGAACTGGGTGGTCGAGAGTGGCCTGAAGCCCGGCGATCGCGTGATCGTCGCGGGCACCGAGAAGGCGCGTCCGGGTCAGCAGGTCAAGCCGGTTGCCGCGCAACTTCCCGCCACACCCGCTTCCGACGCATCCGCTCAGGGTGCGCCGGCCGCCAGCGGTGCTGCACAGACGGCTCAACCCGCCTCTGCGGCATCGGGCGCGTAA
- a CDS encoding TetR family transcriptional regulator, with amino-acid sequence MVRRTKEEALETRTSILDAAERVFFEKGVSRTSLADIAQAAGVTRGAIYWHFAHKSDLFTEMFDRVLLPLDELKAASLDPNEPDPLGRLMEICVVCLRDTANDPHRRRVFDILFLKCELVEEMGPVRIRYQTNMREGLMKIEGGLRNAISKGQMPAELDTRLAAAMVHAFVSGSLRDMLFLPDATDFGAYAQRMVDGMFDALRMSPALLKSPAQELADESAR; translated from the coding sequence ATGGTCAGAAGAACCAAAGAAGAGGCGCTTGAGACGCGCACCAGCATTCTCGACGCAGCCGAGCGGGTCTTCTTCGAGAAAGGCGTATCGCGCACGTCACTGGCCGACATCGCGCAGGCAGCGGGCGTCACGCGCGGCGCGATCTACTGGCACTTCGCGCATAAGAGCGATCTGTTTACCGAAATGTTCGACCGCGTGCTGCTGCCGCTGGACGAACTCAAAGCCGCGTCGCTGGACCCCAACGAGCCCGATCCGCTGGGGCGTCTGATGGAAATCTGCGTGGTCTGCCTGCGCGACACCGCCAACGACCCGCACCGCCGTCGCGTGTTCGACATCCTGTTCCTGAAATGCGAACTGGTCGAGGAAATGGGCCCGGTGCGGATCCGCTATCAGACCAACATGCGCGAAGGGCTGATGAAAATAGAAGGCGGTCTGCGCAACGCGATCTCCAAAGGGCAAATGCCGGCGGAACTCGATACGCGGCTGGCGGCGGCCATGGTGCATGCGTTCGTCAGCGGCTCGTTGCGCGACATGCTGTTCCTGCCCGACGCGACGGATTTCGGTGCTTACGCGCAGCGCATGGTGGATGGGATGTTCGACGCGTTGCGGATGAGCCCGGCGTTGTTGAAGAGTCCCGCGCAAGAGTTGGCGGATGAGTCGGCTCGCTAA
- a CDS encoding cysteine hydrolase family protein, which translates to MTTPRRALIVIDVQNEYVTGALPIEYPDVQTSLANVGRAMDAAHAADIPVVVVQHLSAATSPLFARGSAGAELHPVVASRARDHLVEKSMASAFTGTDLADWLAARQIDTLTIVGYMTHNCDASTINHAVHAGLAVEFLEDATGSVPYENSAGFASAKDIHHAFSVVLQSTFAAVASTDAWLAAVKSGTLLQKGDIYSSNQKARARRNAA; encoded by the coding sequence ATGACCACACCGCGCCGTGCGCTGATCGTTATCGACGTACAGAACGAATACGTGACCGGCGCTCTGCCGATCGAATATCCGGACGTGCAGACCTCGCTCGCCAATGTCGGCCGCGCGATGGATGCCGCGCACGCCGCCGACATCCCGGTCGTGGTCGTCCAGCACTTGTCGGCAGCGACTTCGCCGTTGTTCGCTCGCGGTAGCGCTGGGGCGGAGCTGCATCCGGTAGTGGCCTCGCGGGCTCGCGATCACCTTGTGGAAAAGTCGATGGCGAGCGCGTTCACCGGGACCGACCTCGCCGACTGGCTGGCCGCGCGGCAGATCGATACGCTGACGATTGTCGGATACATGACGCATAACTGCGATGCGTCGACGATCAATCACGCGGTCCACGCCGGCCTGGCCGTCGAATTCCTGGAAGACGCGACCGGTTCGGTGCCGTATGAGAACAGCGCGGGTTTTGCCAGCGCGAAGGACATTCACCACGCGTTCAGCGTAGTGTTGCAGTCGACCTTCGCGGCGGTGGCGAGTACGGACGCCTGGCTCGCGGCGGTGAAAAGCGGCACGCTGCTGCAGAAAGGCGATATCTATTCGTCGAACCAGAAGGCGCGGGCGCGCCGGAACGCCGCGTAA